In the Arachis ipaensis cultivar K30076 chromosome B10, Araip1.1, whole genome shotgun sequence genome, one interval contains:
- the LOC107621018 gene encoding uncharacterized protein LOC107621018, translating into MSFASWNVRGLAGIGKLSMVKTFRKKFNLHMLGLVETKKEVVTRFDVVQLWGNDRARWEFVEAEGASGGLLLMWDVTVFKLSNCYKGGRWLCVDGVMLKNNFWCAFCLVYGEHDREGKLVVWEELSFLSGLCQVPFCFMGDFNEIIQVEERRGSTSLPRSAVEFKSWIHDMELIDLALPDRKFTWFRGQSCSRIDRVLVSLEWLEEFPETRLRGGQEVCQTIFQ; encoded by the coding sequence ATGAGTTTTGCATcatggaatgttagggggttggCGGGGATTGGCAAGTTAAGTATGGTTAAAACCTTTAGAAAGAAGTTCAATTTGCATATGCTTGGGTTGGTAGAGACAAAAAAAGAGGTGGTGACTAGGTTTGATGTTGTGCAGCTGTGGGGTAATGATAGGGCTAGGTGGGAGTTTGTGGAAGCGGAAGGTGCATCTGGAGGCCTGTTGTTGATGTGGGATGTAACGGTGTTTAAATTAAGTAACTGTTATAAAGGTGGTAGGTGGTTATGTGTGGATGGAGTGATGTTAAAGAATAATTTTTGGTGTGCGTTCTGTTTAGTGTATGGTGAGCATGATAGGGAGGGTAAGCTCGTTGTGTGGGAAGAGTTGAGCTTCTTGTCTGGACTATGTCAAGTCCCTTTCTGTTTTATGGGGGACTTTAATGAGATTATTCAAGTGGAAGAAAGGCGAGGATCTACTTCTTTGCCGAGATCTGCAGTAGAGTTTAAATCTTGGATTCACGACATGGAGCTCATAGACCTAGCTTTACCTGATCGTAAGTTTACTTGGTTCAGAGGCCAGTCATGTAGTCGGATCGATAGAGTCTTGGTTAGTCTGGAGTGGCTAGAAGAGTTTCCTGAAACAAGATTACGAGGAGGCCAAGAGGTTTGTCAGACCATTTTCCAATGA